One part of the Coffea eugenioides isolate CCC68of chromosome 10, Ceug_1.0, whole genome shotgun sequence genome encodes these proteins:
- the LOC113750548 gene encoding U-box domain-containing protein 35-like, which produces MHPMNKLIAVAIDKDRGSQNALKWTVDNLLVRGQTILLVHVKAKLHGSSFSSSSVALPRPNQVTNSSDEYGMYGRDYDVETKDIFLPFRVFCTRKDIHCQDVILEDTDVVRALLEYVSRIGVDVLVLGAAAKGYLFRFKARDIPASVLKGVPDFCSVYIISKGKIVATRSASCSAPVNHPLRQQMLDQASSQLSSTRQASEPSSRNIKTDSTTMKSPFTHRKGPNGKPYELSSPDTDISFVSSGRPSIDNTFPSFADSINSGPTPPRISGFSEMENRSFESLHFGRRSVDIITSPEFSSVFGDNDASMAQATDDMEVEMRRLKLELKQTMEMYSTACKEALSAKQKAMELHRWKMEEQQRLEEARLAEETALALAEKEKTKSGVVAEHAEAAQRIAELETQKRINAEMKTLKEMEENNKLFNRLVQSNIRYRVYTIDEIEIATQYFDKSLKIGEGGYGPVYKCYLDHTPVAVKVLRPDAAHGRSQFQQEVEVLSCIRHPNMVLLLGACPEYGCLVYEYMSNGSLEDRLFRRGNTPALPWQHRFRIAAEITIGLLFLHQTKPEPLVHRDLKPANILLDRNYVSKISDVGLARLVPPSVANSVTQYRMTSTAGTFCYIDPEYQQTGMLGVKSDIYSLGIIFLQILTGKPPMGLTHQVERAIEKGTFTEMVDPAIPDWPIEEAFNLAKIALKCSELRRKDRPDLGKVVMPELERLRAFGEEKMSFSLTYSSGQSPMQSQVSLSKDELSYPPTEQCSFESSKNQPFQSA; this is translated from the exons ATGCATCCTATGAATAAATTGATAGCTGTGGCAATAGACAAGGATAGAGGAAGCCAAAATGCTCTGAAATGGACTGTTGATAATCTTCTTGTGAGAGGCCAAACCATTCTTCTAGTTCATGTCAAAGCAAAGCTGCATGGGTCCTCCTTCTCTTCCTCATCTGTTGCTCTTCCAA GACCAAACCAAGTTACTAATAGTAGCGATGAATATGGCATGTATGGTAGAGATTATGATGTAGAAACAAAAgatatttttcttccttttcgtgTTTTCTGTACACGCAAAGAT ATACATTGTCAAGATGTCATATTAGAAGATACAGATGTAGTTAGAGCACTACTCGAATATGTAAGCAGAATAGGGGTGGATGTTTTAGTACTTGGTGCAGCAGCAAAAGGATACCTTTTCAG ATTTAAAGCAAGAGATATTCCTGCAAGTGTGTTAAAAGGAGTTCCAGATTTTTGTAGCGTATATATCATCTCTAAAGGAAAGATTGTTGCTACTCGATCTGCTTCTTGTTCTGCTCCGGTCAACCACCCACTTCGCCAGCAAATGTTGGATCAAGCAA GTTCTCAACTCTCAAGCACAAGACAAGCATCAGAACCATCTTCACGTAATATAAAAACTGATTCTACCACAATGAA GTCACCCTTCACTCATAGGAAAGGGCCCAATGGAAAACCATATGAGCTCTCATCCCCTGACACAGACATATCATTTGTTAGTTCTGGTAGGCCTAGTATTGATAATACATTTCCATCATTCGCTGATAGCATTAATAGTGGTCCAACCCCTCCTCGTATTTCGGGCTTCTCTGAAAtggagaatcggagtttcgaatCCTTGCACTTTGGTCGTAGATCAGTGGATATCATTACTTCACCAGAATTTTCATCTGTCTTTGGTGACAATGACGCATCTATGGCACAAGCAACG GATGATATGGAAGTAGAAATGAGAAGGTTGAAGTTAGAGCTTAAGCAAACCATGGAAATGTATAGTACAGCCTGTAAAGAAGCACTCTCAGCAAAACAGAAG GCAATGGAGCTTCATCGTTGGAAAATGGAAGAACAGCAAAGACTAGAGGAGGCACGACTAGCCGAAGAAACTGCATTGGCACttgcagaaaaggaaaaaactaaGTCTGGTGTAGTTGCAGAGCATGCTGAGGCAGCTCAGAGGATTGCAGAACTTGAAACTCAAAAGAGAATCAATGCAGAAATGAAAACACTCAAAGAAATGGAGGAGAACAACAAACTATTCAATAGATTAGTACAATCAAATATTAGGTATAGAGTATATACAATAGACGAAATTGAAATTGCCACACAATATTTTGACAAGTCTCTTAAAATTGGAGAAGGAGGTTATGGACCAGTTTACAAGTGTTACTTGGACCATACTCCTGTTGCAGTCAAGGTCCTTCGCCCTGATGCTGCTCATGGAAGATCACAGTTTCAGCAAGAG GTTGAAGTATTAAGTTGCATACGACATCCAAATATGGTGCTTCTTTTAGGAGCTTGTCCTGAATATGGTTGCTTAGTTTATGAGTACATGTCAAATGGAAGTTTAGAGGACCGATTGTTTCGAAGAGGGAACACCCCAGCACTTCCCTGGCAACATAGGTTCAGAATTGCAGCTGAAATTACTATTGGCCTTCTTTTCCTCCACCAGACCAAGCCAGAGCCATTAGTCCACCGTGATCTTAAGCCTGCCAATATCCTACTTGATCGCAACTATGTTAGTAAAATAAGCGATGTGGGTTTAGCGAGACTTGTGCCTCCATCTGTGGCAAATAGTGTCACTCAATATCGAATGACATCCACTGCCGGAACTTTCTGTTACATAGATCCCGAATATCAACAAACAGGCATGCTTGGTGTAAAATCTGATATATATTCCCTAGGGATCATATTTTTACAGATATTAACTGGAAAACCACCAATGGGTTTGACTCACCAAGTTGAGAGGGCGATTGAAAAGGGCACCTTTACTGAGATGGTAGATCCAGCTATTCCTGATTGGCCTATTGAGGAAGCTTTTAACTTGGCTAAGATAGCACTTAAGTGCTCTGAGTTAAGAAGGAAAGATAGACCAGATCTTGGCAAGGTTGTGATGCCAGAATTAGAGAGACTAAGAGCATTTGGTGAAGAAAAAATGTCCTTTTCACTTACATATAGTTCAGGTCAATCGCCCATGCAAAGCCAAGTTTCCCTATCTAAG GATGAACTGAGTTATCCACCAACTGAACAATGTAGCTTTGAAAGCTCTAAAAACCAACCATTTCAAAGTGCCTAG